The sequence TTGCAGACGGGGGAAGGGACACCGGATGGGGATACAAGCGGCACGCCCTCGCTGTGCTCCATGGTGGTTTGGTTCCCGCCCTGGTGAATCTGACAGAAGATTTTGGCGTCGTAAGCATGGACCCGTTCCACCAGGTTATTCAGGCCGGCACAGTATTTCATGTCATCAACCCGCAATTGGTTAGCCACGTCCTTGCCGCGTGGATAGTCAACTGAGCAATTACCAGTATAGATTAGGCCGGCACCGCCCTTGGCCCGGGCTTCGAAGTAGTCGAGCAGCTCGGGGGTGACAAAACCGTCCTGACCCAGGTTGGTGGCTAATGGGGGCATGACGATCCGGTTCTTTAACTGAACGTGACCGATGTGGAAAGGTGAGAAAAGTTTAGGATAGTGTTTATTTTGCATAGGATTTCCTCCATGACTGGCGTCAACCACACCGCAATTAGTGGGTTGGCTGGTTGTACTGCAATTTAGGATGAAATCGATTTCTTGTTTGGATCCGCCATTATTGTATCCCTGTTCAACAATGAATGTCAATTCAATCTTGAATCATAATTTAATAATGCGAACATGGTATACTAGGTAAAAGTAATTAGTAAAGCGGGGAAAATCATATGGTGATGTCAGCTGAGAACCGAAAAAAGGTGACGGCCAAGCGGCGAAAGGCCATTCTGGAGGCGGCCATTGCACTCTTTGATGAGCAGGGCTATGAGAATACCAAAATCACCGATATTGCGGAAAAAGCCGCGGTTTCGGCAGGGCTGATCTACCACTATTTCGGATCCAAGGCGGCGATTTTGAAGTCCTACGGGCCGATGATTGAAGAGTGCCAAAACTATGTGCTGAGCTTGCCCACCCCGCGGGATTCCATCGCAACCTTTTGCCGACGGGTGATTTTTCCCTATCGGCAAACGAATTATCATTCGCCGATTAGAATTCTGGTTTCTTGCTACGCCAATGGTTCACTGGCAGATGACAACGAGGTGTTCCCGTTTAGCAGCTATGGACGAGACTTCTTGGGAAAGATCATTCGGCGGGGACAAGAAGCGGGGCAGTTTCGTGATGGTGACCCGGAAGCAATGGGCGACATTCTTTGGCATACCGTGATTGGCTACATCGTCCATCGTCTGAACTATAGCAACGGCAAGGAGATCTTTTTGCCATCGGTCGATGAGCTGGTAGCAACAATTGAAAAATAAAAGGTGATCATCGAGGACTTCCTCAATGATCACCTTTTACTTATGCGTGTTTTTTTCTAGCCAGGCGTTTTACCTCACAGTCATACGAGCAGGCAGCACACCGGCCGGATTTTTTGCTGCGGCGAAAGTTGTTGATGATGATGCCAACTGCCAGGGCGGCAATCCCGGCGATAATCAAAACGTTAATCAATACTTGCACTTTTAATAATTCCTCCTAGACGATCAGTAGGGCAATGTGGTAGGTCAGAAAGGCGACCAGGTAGGCGATGCCAAGGCTGGAGAGCATCGAGTAGATCATCCACCAGGTCGAGCCGGTCTCCTGCTTAATGGTGGCCATCGTCGCGAAGCACGGGGCGTAAAGCAGAATGAAGACCAGCAGGGCGTAGGCACCGGCCGGGGACATGAAGGGCCCGAGGGCGGCGATCAGAAAGGCCTTGCTGCTGGTATGGAACATCACCATCATGCTGGAGGTGATGACTTCCTTGGCCAGGATCCCGGTGAAGAGGGCGGAAATGACCTGCCAGTGGGCAAAACCAACGGGACGGAAGAGTGGCATCAGCCACCGGCCCAGGTCTGCCGCAAAGCTGCGGGTCGAGTCGGTTACAAATCCGCTGGTGCCGAAACTGGATAAGAACCAGATCAAAACGGTTCCGGCAAAGATGATCGTACCGGCCTTGTGGATGAAGCCCTTGCCCTTGTCCCAGGTGCCGTGCCAGATGATGTCCGGGCGGGGCAGGTGGTATTCGGGCAATTCAATTACGAAGACCGACCCCTGCCGGACGTGAAAGGCGACCTGGTAGCACTTAGCCACCAGGAGAGCCACCGCAATTCCTAAGAAGTAGACCGATAAAACGATCAGGGCTTGGTGGCGTGGGAAGAAGGCGGCGACGACTAGGCTGTAGATGGGCAGCCGGGCGGAACAGCTCATGAAGGGCATGATCAGGGTGGTGATCAACCGTTCCTTGGGCTGCTCGATCGTCCGGGCCGCCATGATCCCGGTGACGTTGCAGCCAAAACCGATGATCAGCGGGATGAAGGCCTTGCCGTTGAGACCAATCAGCTGCATTAGCCGGTCGGTCACCAGCGCTGCCCGGGCCATGTAGCCCGAGTCCTCCAGAATCGAGATACAGGCGAAGAGCATGAAAATCTGCGGGATGAAGGCGAGCACCCCGCCAACCCCCGCGATGATCCCGTTGACCACGAGGGAGCGCAGGGCGGGCAGGGCCCCGGCCTGAATCAGGAGGTGGTTGGCGGTCGTCGAGACGGGCCCCGAGAGAAAGCCATCGAGCAGGTCGGAAAGTGGGGTGCCGACCCAGTCGAAGGAGAGCTTAAACATGATAAAGAAGATCAGGGCAAAGATCAGCGGCCCCCAGACGGGGTGGGTTACCACCCGATCGACCCGGCTGGTGAGGTGATGGTCGTGACTGTTACCCACCGGCTTCCGGGCCGCCTTGATGGTTTCCTCGATAAAGTCCTGACGGGCGGCAAAGATCCGATCGGCGAATCCCTGCTGGTCGTAGTAGCGCTGCTGATTGAGCAGTGGTTGGAGATCCTTGTCGGCCGCGTACTTGCGGATCACTTTGTTTTGGTTGATGAACTGAATCGCCAGCCAGTGAGCGGTGGTTGCAGAATAGTGATAATCGGCTGCCAGAGCTTCTTCGGCCTGGCGAATTGCCTGTTCAATCATTGGCGGATAGTTGATCGCCAGCCGCTTAGTGGGCCGTTGCCGGTACTCAATTGCCGCCTTGCGAACATCCGCCACGCCTTCCTTGCTGCGGGCATTGGTTTCAATGACCGCACAGCCAAGGCGCTGCCGAAGAATTGCCAGGTCGTAGTCGTACCCGGTCCGGCGCAAATCATCGATCATGTTCAAGACGAGGACGGTCGGCCGGGCGAGCTCTAAGGCCTCAATCGTCAGCAAGAGATTGCGCTGGAGCTGGCTGGCATTAGTGATGTTGAGGATTAGGTCCGGCTGGTTCTGCATCAGGTAGGTGGCGACCACGGATTCGTCCTTGGTAAGGGGATCCAGCGAGTAGACCCCCGGCAGGTCGACGAGGGTGACGTCCGCATCCTTAAGTTGCCCCTGCTTCTTTTCAACGGTTACCCCGGCCCAGTTACCGACGTACTCATACTTATTAGTGAGCGAATTGAAAAGGGTCGTCTTCCCCGTGTTTGGATTGCCAATTAGTGCAACGGTCGCCATGCTTATTCCTCCGCAAGCAATCGGGCAAAGACCCGGTAGCGCAGGCCAATTCGCTGATGGTGGGCCTCAATAATTACTGGTCCGTGGAAGGGGTAGCGCTGAACAACTTGCATCCGACAGCCGATACAGAGGCCGAGGTTGTGAAGACGGATGACGGTGGGCTTATTGACCCCCTCAAAGGACTGGAGAATGTATTCTTGTTGCATGCTAGCACCCCTTCATTAATTGTTCATATGAAACAATATTCCAAAAATATATAAAATAATAATGCTATATTGTATTATACGCGTGAACTTGCCCGTGCGAAAGCGGTTTTAAGAATTTTGTCGAAACTATTTTAATCTTCAAAGCGTTTGCTATAATATAAAATAGCTGATTTTACTAATTTCCAATAAGAATATTTGGAATGACTATTATGCCAGGAGGAATATCGATGGCAACGCTAGAAGTTAAAGATTTACACGTTTCAGTTCAGGACGAAGAAAAGAAGCAGGAAAAGGAGATCCTCAAGGGGGTCAACCTGAAGATGAGCACGGGTGAGATCCACGCCATCATGGGTCCAAACGGTACCGGTAAGTCGACTCTTTCTCAGACGATCATGGGTCAACCGAGTTACCACGTCACTCAGGGGGACATCCTGCTCAATGGTGAGAGCATTCTGGACATGCCAGTGGATGAACGGGCGCGCAAGGGACTCTTCCTTGCCATGCAGTACCCGGCAGAAATTCAAGGGGTAACCAACGCCGAATTCCTGCGGGCCGCCATCAATGCCCGCCGGCCGGAAGACGACCAGATTTCGGTGATGGACTTCCTCAAGAAGCTGGACAAGAATCTTAAACTGCTGGACATGAGCGAATCGATGACCGAGCGTTACCTCAACGAGGGCTTCTCCGGTGGTGAAAAGAAGCGTAACGAAATCCTCCAGCTGCTGATGATCGAGCCAAGCTTTGCCCTCTTGGACGAAATTGATTCCGGTCTGGACATTGATGCCCTGAAGGTTGTTGCCAAGGGGGTTAACTCGATGCGCGGTGACAATTTCGGTTCCCTGATCATCACCCACTACCAACGGCTGCTGAACTACATCGTGCCGGACACCGTACACGTCATGATGGATGGCCGGATCGTCAAGACCGGGGGTCCCGAACTGGCCAAGAAACTGGAAGACGAGGGTTATGCCGGCCTGCGGGATGAACTCGGCCTGAACATTAAGCTCGTGGACGATGAAGACTAGGGGGCACTTTCATGACTGAATTAGAACAAGCGCGGGCCCAATTAGAAGCGGCCAGCCGGGAAAATCAGGAGCCAGCCACGCTCACCCAGCGCCGGCTTGTGGCTCGGGATTTGATGGAGAAACTTCGCCTGCCACGGATGCAGCGCTTTAAGTATCAGGATTGGCCATTAATCAGTGACCAGCCGCTGGCCTGGCTGCGATCCGATGAAAAGCAAGTACCAGCTACTAGCAAGGATGATGAAGTGATCAAAGTGACCCAGTTTGGGCAGACCACCATTCACTTGCACATCCCCGACCAACTGCGTGAAAAAGGGGTGATCCTAACTGACATTTTCACGGCTGCCCGGGAGCACGCCGATCTTTTTGATCGCTCCTTCATGTCCGCCATCAAACCGGAAGAAAATCTTTTGACAGCCTATCATGCCGCCTACCTCAACGCCGGGCTCTTCCTTTACGTGCCCAAGGGAGTGGTGATCGATAAGCCGATCGAGGCAGAACTGATCCAGGATAACACCCAAACCGCGCCACTGCTTTCCCACATTCTGGTGATCGCGGACCGCGACAGCAAGGTCAAGTTCATTCAGCACCTGTCCGCGGTTGGTGAAGTCGACAACGCCGCCAACATGATGATCGAACTGATTGCCAAGGAAAACAGTGAAATTGACTTCTCCTCATTGGACGAGTTGAACGAGCATTCCCATACCTACTTCAAGCGTCGCGCGGACATCGGCAGAGATGCCCACGTCGAATGGGCGGTCGGCATCATGAACGATGGCGACACGGTTGGCGACATGGATTCCGAATTGCTCGGTGAGGGCGGCTACGCTAATTCCAAGATGATTGCCGTCACCACCGGCGAGCAAAAGGTTGGGATCAACAACCGGGTTACCAACCGGGGTAAGCACACCACCGGCCTGATTAACCAGCGGGGCGTTATTTTGGAAGATTCCGAACTGATCTTCAATGGGATTGGTCAAATCATCCACGGTGCCCACGGCTCTAAGGCCGACCAACAAAACCGGGTGCTGATCATGTCCCCACAGGCCCGTGGGGATGCAAACCCGATCCTGCTGATTGACGAAAATGACGTTGAGGCTGGACACGCCGCCAGCGTTGGTCCCGTTGATCCCCACCAGATGTACTAC comes from Limosilactobacillus sp. and encodes:
- a CDS encoding TetR/AcrR family transcriptional regulator, coding for MSAENRKKVTAKRRKAILEAAIALFDEQGYENTKITDIAEKAAVSAGLIYHYFGSKAAILKSYGPMIEECQNYVLSLPTPRDSIATFCRRVIFPYRQTNYHSPIRILVSCYANGSLADDNEVFPFSSYGRDFLGKIIRRGQEAGQFRDGDPEAMGDILWHTVIGYIVHRLNYSNGKEIFLPSVDELVATIEK
- a CDS encoding FeoB-associated Cys-rich membrane protein produces the protein MQVLINVLIIAGIAALAVGIIINNFRRSKKSGRCAACSYDCEVKRLARKKHA
- the feoB gene encoding ferrous iron transport protein B, translating into MATVALIGNPNTGKTTLFNSLTNKYEYVGNWAGVTVEKKQGQLKDADVTLVDLPGVYSLDPLTKDESVVATYLMQNQPDLILNITNASQLQRNLLLTIEALELARPTVLVLNMIDDLRRTGYDYDLAILRQRLGCAVIETNARSKEGVADVRKAAIEYRQRPTKRLAINYPPMIEQAIRQAEEALAADYHYSATTAHWLAIQFINQNKVIRKYAADKDLQPLLNQQRYYDQQGFADRIFAARQDFIEETIKAARKPVGNSHDHHLTSRVDRVVTHPVWGPLIFALIFFIMFKLSFDWVGTPLSDLLDGFLSGPVSTTANHLLIQAGALPALRSLVVNGIIAGVGGVLAFIPQIFMLFACISILEDSGYMARAALVTDRLMQLIGLNGKAFIPLIIGFGCNVTGIMAARTIEQPKERLITTLIMPFMSCSARLPIYSLVVAAFFPRHQALIVLSVYFLGIAVALLVAKCYQVAFHVRQGSVFVIELPEYHLPRPDIIWHGTWDKGKGFIHKAGTIIFAGTVLIWFLSSFGTSGFVTDSTRSFAADLGRWLMPLFRPVGFAHWQVISALFTGILAKEVITSSMMVMFHTSSKAFLIAALGPFMSPAGAYALLVFILLYAPCFATMATIKQETGSTWWMIYSMLSSLGIAYLVAFLTYHIALLIV
- a CDS encoding FeoA family protein, with the protein product MQQEYILQSFEGVNKPTVIRLHNLGLCIGCRMQVVQRYPFHGPVIIEAHHQRIGLRYRVFARLLAEE
- the sufC gene encoding Fe-S cluster assembly ATPase SufC, which gives rise to MATLEVKDLHVSVQDEEKKQEKEILKGVNLKMSTGEIHAIMGPNGTGKSTLSQTIMGQPSYHVTQGDILLNGESILDMPVDERARKGLFLAMQYPAEIQGVTNAEFLRAAINARRPEDDQISVMDFLKKLDKNLKLLDMSESMTERYLNEGFSGGEKKRNEILQLLMIEPSFALLDEIDSGLDIDALKVVAKGVNSMRGDNFGSLIITHYQRLLNYIVPDTVHVMMDGRIVKTGGPELAKKLEDEGYAGLRDELGLNIKLVDDED
- the sufD gene encoding Fe-S cluster assembly protein SufD; translation: MTELEQARAQLEAASRENQEPATLTQRRLVARDLMEKLRLPRMQRFKYQDWPLISDQPLAWLRSDEKQVPATSKDDEVIKVTQFGQTTIHLHIPDQLREKGVILTDIFTAAREHADLFDRSFMSAIKPEENLLTAYHAAYLNAGLFLYVPKGVVIDKPIEAELIQDNTQTAPLLSHILVIADRDSKVKFIQHLSAVGEVDNAANMMIELIAKENSEIDFSSLDELNEHSHTYFKRRADIGRDAHVEWAVGIMNDGDTVGDMDSELLGEGGYANSKMIAVTTGEQKVGINNRVTNRGKHTTGLINQRGVILEDSELIFNGIGQIIHGAHGSKADQQNRVLIMSPQARGDANPILLIDENDVEAGHAASVGPVDPHQMYYLMSRGIPRPQAQRMVIRGFLGAVLNAIPSKDVRNQMIDILERKLANGQQYQ